The Lycium barbarum isolate Lr01 chromosome 11, ASM1917538v2, whole genome shotgun sequence genome contains the following window.
CTCATACTCCGataaggttcacataaattgaaacggaaggagtatatCTTATAATAATACATGACGTATCTTATAATAATAATACAGGACGACCTTATTGTTTCTATTAATTACTTAATTTCCCAAATTTGCGCTCGTGACGGAGCCCAGAAATTGTTACTACTAGTTGAAAATATTGTTCCAATAACTACATATGCTtcaataaaagaaaaatgaaaatgcTGTTCCAATAATTATATATGCCTTCCGTTTTCAAAGACATTGTTCGGACATTAAGAGGGTTGCTCACGCAatgtatcatatgtttccttgAACAATCTGTAAATTCAAGAAACTGAGAAAGCCCACATATTAAACTTTTCAGAGCATCAATCAGGCAATAAACAACCATAACATGGCCAAATATACAACCAAGTTTGGTTTGATTAAAGTCAAATTATAACAAAGCCAACAAGAAGCTCCAATAGTAGAGCCTTCCCCCGTCCGCGCTTCCTACCCAACTACTACTTCCATTTCCTTTCGGCAGAAAGAAAATCTATTCCACTTCTTGTAGGTAATCATCTATTTCAGTTGGCGTGAGAACTCTGCAAGGACACTACTGTTTTAGTAACTGGCTAACAAAGTGAACTAATGTTAAAACTCTAAAGGACAAGAAGACACTTACCTGAATACTTTGTCTGTTCCAATAATGCCAATCTCAATATTTTTGCTGGAGATCTGTCCCTCGAATCTGGATGAACACCGAAAATAAGTTATCTTTAAGAAACCTTTTGGTTGTATTATTGTTCAGGATTTTATTTGTAAGGTCATTACAATTAGGTGTGGGGGGGTGGGGAGGTGGGGGGTGGACGCGTTGATGAAGAAACTTTGCACTGACAACTACAACTGCACAGCAAGCAAGCaatggtgatggtgatggtggTGCGACTCAGACAATTCAAGTGCATGCGATTTCTGATGTATGTTTGACATGAAGATTAGACAACTCCTGCATAGAGGAATAAGTTAAGCTTACCCCTCTTTCAATGTCAGTATAGCAGTGTGTACAGCGTCatcgagctccatttcctccgtGTACCTGAGCGGAACAGAAACGTTAATAGAAATTCAATAGTAATCAAACAGAGTGAAAAGCACCCCAAATAGGCTCTGTAGTTGGCCACTAAGACAAGGTTCAGTATGCAGACAACGTTTGACATTGTAGGATAAAAAAATGGTTAACATCCTTCATGTCAAAGTTTGACCTATAACTCCAATTGCCAGTGCCCGCTGATGTGACATAGCAGTATGGGCAGAAGCCCCCGCTTCAAACAAAATCATTTGTTCATTACCAACAATCCTCTTCCTAGGTCATTCGTAGAAAGTGCAATTAAGCCCATCCATCATTACAGATTCTCTCCTTTTTCACCGCAACTGCCTTCTGTTGCCATGAGGCGTATAAATTACAACTTGGTTTGGGTAATAACCCTTGTCACAACAAGAAGAATAATAGAATAAAACCAGATGCAAATCATTGACATATTCAAAAAGTGAAAAATGTATTCCCTGCATAAACGCTGTTCCAACTATTTTTTGCAACTTTTGGTAAAAGAAGGGGAAGTACAAGAAGCAGTGTAGAAGCAGGTTGCTACGAAGATGGTgcacagcaaaaaaaaaaagtctatcaTCGATGGGATGAAGAATTAGAAATTTGTGGGTCATTGAGGAGTTATCGTCGCTCTCATTTTACCGAAATTATTAGGCGCTAATTCATGAGGTAGCTGCTCAAGATGAGCCTTCTAAAACTGGTAGTAATTTTAATATCAAATCACACAGTAACTTCGAGTGTAGACCAGTATTGAAACGTTAAAAAGATAGCACTAGAAATGAGAAAAAGgggttaaacttttttttttttaatgaataatacaattaatttttttaatgaaTAGTGATTCACCTCTTCTCGAGAAATGTCTTTGCATTAGAGACATTCTTCCCCATAGCCGAAGCCTTCCAAGAGAAGTACGAACCAGATGGATCCACCTAAAATTAGAAAAATAAGCTGAATATGAGAAGAGTTCAAGCAACGAAGGAACCTGCAAGGCTGCAACTCAGTAAACAAGCTTTATAAAGAATAAAAGCTCCCTGCCATAGTCATAAATGAAGCACCATGGAGAAAATCTAAACAAATAATGGAAATTCACCGCACAAAGTATAAACCATCAAATCAGACACACCTCAAGAACAGAAAACGATACTGAGAGATCACACCAGCACTCATAGACAATATACCTGATATAGCTGTGGACCCTTGTCATCAAATCCCGCAACCAAGAGTGAAACACCAAAAGGTCTTACACCACTGCACCGGAAAAACAGAAAAACAAAGGGAAGTAAGGGATTGACCAAGAAGATTGTAGAGTATGAACTCTTTCTTGAACATCCAAAAGAAAATCATGAATAGATACAGATGAAATATTGAAATCTGCATTAGTTTCAAGACATATATGCCTTTGCCTGCTTTACAGTTGATAGTTTGATGGATCTGAAGTGTTGAGGTCAACAGAACATTGAATATctattttaacatgaaaagagaGCCCATCAAACGATCAAAAAAAATTAGGGATCAAATTTAAACTCAACTTTCAGAAATGCTTCCGTTCTTCCCGCTTGAAGTACCAAAAAAGTGGCTGAAAAtgggaattcatgaaaacaaaatTCAAAACTGCAGTACATGTTGCTTCCACCATCCCATGGGACCTCCTCTTATCTCGAGTTTATTAGCTCATCCATAACTAGAGTAAACAAGTAGGGGCTCAATACTGATCCCTGATGTAGAGCTAACGATATGGGAAACTCCTTTGTATCTCCTACTACTGTTCATGCTAGCGATGACTCCTTTATACATGTCCTTTATGACATTTACATATTTAATATGAATTTCTTTCTCTCCTGTTTCATCGTATGACTCGTGATTTTAATGCTACTATAGTTTGAACAACTTATGGCATCCATGAAGCCATAATTACGAATGTTATTTGCAAGATAGAAACTGAAGTGACAAGACGGCTGAATCTAGAACAGCGAACTTCACAAAGATGCTATCCACCCACAGTAATTGGTTTAAATTTCAAAATATTATGAGTAATTATTTTTATACTAGTTCATAAATTCCGCTACAAATCATTGGGGAGCATAAACTTTGTTCAGTTCAGCATCAGTCCGTTATTAATCTAAACTTACGTTAAATACGTGAAAGCAACGGGTCTGCCACTTAGGCTAGGGTAATATCAAAGATAGTCTTGACAATGAGAAGAGAAACACAAGGCAGATAAATACAAGAGGACTAAAGATTTGAAATATGACCAGTACATATTATAGGACCCTTCATGTAAAGTGGAAGCATAGAATAAAAGAGTAGTACCCTGATTGGGTGAATTCCTGCATGACAGCTGCAGTTTCCCTCACCAGCTGTGTGACAGGGATTGGTTCCTATGCAACAACACAGACAAATCAGGCAAATGTAGAAGCAACAAAGTATGCTAAGGAAACATTCACATTAAAGAATTCTCATGTGAGACAAGTAACAATGCACGTTAGAGGAAAAGGGAGATCCAATAGAAAAGGCCTGCCTTCGTAAAGTAAGATTAGATCTTAGCACCAATATGAAGAAGCATATCAGATTATCACAAAATTAGTAGGAGAGTCATATCGACTGCAGGGATCTCAGACCAGCAAAGAAGTACTTGAATCATTTAGGAATTACTGCACTTGAATCATGgaattcatatttgataaaaGCAAattcatacttttttttttttttgggtaaagtaAAAGCAAATTCATACTTTATAGAGTCGGTGATATTGCTCAGCCGACTTTCTACTTTTCCGAACCAGAACTCGAGAGTCAGGGCCCATGCCACTGCAAGAAAGAAGTAATAAATGTTGGTATAAGATATATTGCCAGAGGTAACCAATAACCACAAGAAACATAAAAAGCATCCCCTGGAAGGATAATCATAGAACTAAGACCATTTGCAAGGCATATATTGATGCTTTACTGACATTGTTGATAATTTAGGGTCAGAGGTAGCACCAAGAGcaagaaaataacatcagcttacaaAGGTTCCATCCTTCCATGTGTAACAAGTCTTTAGTTATAAGTACTAGTGAATAGAAACTAGCCAAGCAAGGCAAATCGCCAATCGCTTTGTCGACCCAACTACAGAGAAAGCACCACGCCCATAGGCTCGGCCGAACTGAGCTGCCCAGGCTGCTAGCGACAACCAGGTACTTTCATTTCACAATTCAATTCGGTTTAATAAAATGAAAGTGCATAATTCTTCATTACTAACATTTCAATCAAGTTTCTCTATAACTTTATGGATTTTTCCCCTTAAACTAAAGCCTAGTCCTAGCAAACAGTGTTAAAATTTAGGTGTAGCATCTCAGAAATATCTTAGTGTTAACCTGTGCATTAGTAAAATGTTTGATTACTCAAAAAAATTAGGTATCAAATAGCATCTCATCCCACGATATCTATTAGGTTCCACATTTATACTTAGATCAAGAAAGAATCTTTCGATGTAGATCCATGACAATGCATCACGGCTGTCAATTCCAATCATGTGAATGTTACTCGCCAATCATGTGAATGTTCCACATTAAAGCAAAAAAGTATGCTAAGGaaacattcacattcacattaattaaatatgattttgaAGAAATACAACAAATCTGTTGGGACTACTTGATTTGTTACTCGCCCATAATTTCTTCTTTAGAGAAAAGCTCTTTGAGATGATTCTTTACATAAGTTACACAAACCTTGCTCCACAAACTGTCAGTATAAGGCCATTTAAAAGTGCCTCTGCAATTATTTTTCATACTTGGCGGTGCTTAGTATTGTGACTAAACACAAACATATGGCATATCTATGTATGAATCATTGGAAATTACGATAATTAAAATCATTTGCATTCTTTTTTATGATGGGGTGTATTGGCTAGCTCGTGTACAACTCTTTCATTCCACTGAGCACCTACTACCTTCCACTATCACAGGTACATAATAACTTTGATTACCGAGGTTTAGGCAACTtcaaagaaatcacctagtgccTTTTTGCCACCGCTGGGGATTTAAACCTAAGACCTTATAgttctcctcccacttcattagCTCACACCCTTGAGTacaacatcattttcattcttattTCATGGACACTCAGTTACTGAATCTAGAATTCAtacataaaagaaaaagaaaacaaaaagaatttGTTATAGGTTAACTAACTAGGCAATAGGAAAGTAACTCAATGGGTCCATTGCGATTTACATAGCCAAGAGCACAACCAGAATTAGTCGTTTAGTCAATCAATACCGATCCATTGTATTGGCATGAAACTTAAACTATAATCATTAAGAAAACTAACGAAAGATCCAACCCGACAGGAAAGTTTTATGCTCTATCATATAAAAGATGGTACCTGTAGACAACTCCAATATTTGGTGTTAAAATCTGAATTTTCTGCACCTGTTATACATTTCAAAGAGTCAAGGATAGATAGGATAACTACAAGGAAATCATAACATGGCAAAGGTTAAGGAATGTcaagcaaaaacaaagaaaaaactaTTTGAATTCCATTGCAGTCCCAAACACCGATATGTATGAAACTTAGTGATAAAAGTTCAATAATACTACGAACTTGAATGCACTTGTTGGTATGCAGTAACCTGGCGACTGCATTTTTCAATATTATTGAGAATATAACTTTACAGGGCAGTAAACTAAGCATTACGAATAAATTTATAGATCTTGAACACATACACAAATTCAAAGAGACTGATTATTAACTTAATGAAAAATCATCATATTTTTCAATCTTGACGAAGCTCAATTGGGCGTCAGACCAGGGGATTCATAGATGGACTAAACACAAGATATTCTTCATTTATGCCTAACTTTTTACTAAACTAAAATCTTCTACTCACAGTCATTGGAAATTTTTATCAAGAAAAAGGAACAGTATCAAAATAGAAGAACCTTTATCTTTGATTAGCCATCAACAGTCAGTCTAGCTACTATAATTAACAACGAACATTCACCCATAAGTAGACAACAGAGGATACGTTTAAAAGAATATACTTACAGACGCTTCATCAACTAAGATGGATGGTAATTTCTTCTCAGTAGCAATTACAACACCATTAGCAGCTGCAGTCATCCAGTTGGATATATAAAATCAATACATGAAAACAACTTAAAATCGagctaagaaaacaaaagaagTTTGAAGCTTTTCCACGAGGAATCTCTTTAATGATATACAGAATAACACCACAATACCTGAAGGGCATATGTGTATCCTATTATTGCTCTATAAAATCACAACTACATTCCTCAGTCTTCACTAAATTAAAGATCCCAGTATGGAAATGCAAGTCACCCATGTTACAAAGCCATAGACATTTAAATCAAAGACTAAAAGTAAAAGGATATTACaagatttgctttgaaatggagtCAACTTGTTCAGCATCCCTACTCTAATTTTTCtttatactactccctccgtcacaATTTAATTGTCTTACTTCAGAgtgcctctttctatatttagcaaGTTGACAATACAAACATCCTACATGGaaagtttataaccacaagattcaaaagtctctctttatttcttaaactccctGCCTAGTCAAACTAAAACGCTTatattggaacggagggagtataaagcAAGTGAACATGTCGAATCGCAATAGTCGTGGGACTTATGTTAAAGCTATTTCTATATCAAATAACTTTGCATGTTAAAGCTATTGCTATATCAACAAATTTGCACTTAAATTAGACCTTTCGTTACCTTTAATTCCTAACGATGTTTGACCAGATCCAACAGCAGTCAAAGCATGCTCAATCTGAACCAACTTTCCAGATGGACTATATGACACAACATATTACAATATCAAACATCACAATCAAAAAGAAATTACTATATAATTAATCCAACACATACAACCTCTATACCTGAAAGTGGTAAGCGAAAAAGAGTACTGACTATCACCCATTGAATTAAAGGACTAGTTTTCAGTTTAATCCCTGTAAAATGATAATATGCAGATCAAAAACATTATAAGTTAAGAGAGTATAATCACTAACATCCTTACTGAAATTTCTAAATCACTATTTTGAACCATGATTAACTAATTCGCCAAAAAGGTAAATCGATCGAACCAATAAAAAGCTCAATTATTTTCTACTTCCCTGCAACTAAATAtcatcttaattttttttaacaatgTTGCAGCGATCTAACCAAGTATGCTCCCAGGATCTAATTTctataacaaaaataaaaattgaaaaaaatgtgCGCAATCTACTTTATTCGATACATAAAAATACAAAGATTAGTCAAAAAGAAGGTCAAATTACACATGAATAATTTTtcgttaagaaaaaaaaaaaaaaaactaagtaaGTGAAAAGTGGATTTAACTAGAAGATGTGCACAATCTACTTTCATCAATACATAAAAACAGAAAAATTAACCTTAAAAAGGTCAAATTACACATGACAAAAAAATTTCGTAAAACCTAAGTAAGTGGAGACTAAAAATTCAAACACATTGTAACAATCTATATTTATGGTTGCATTAGAGATCAAATTTCACATACAATtgaaagattatgcaaagtttggGCAGTAAACAGGATTTGCAGAAATTGGGAGTGTAATAAATAGGCTTTGTCGACTGATACTTTTCTTCTGCTTGAGGAACAAGAAATATATATTGGACGAGAAAGATGGCACTTAGCTCCCGAAACTCTTTTCTCAAGTCTAATGTTGTCCCTAAACTAATATTTTAGGCGATTAGGACATCGAACTATACTTGTTTCAGCTTCAACCGTCCATATTTTTAATTTGGTTTAAGGATTTATTAGGAGTGGTAAAATTAGTACACAAAAATATGACCTGCCTAAAAGCCGAAGTTATTATTTGCCTAACCCGCTAAAGATGTTCATGTTTACTAATTCTGTCTATTTTGATCCGTCTAAATTCAACTTATTTAAACATTGTTGGATTGATTAGTATGTAGCTCAATTTATTCATGAGAAACCTTGTTAATACATTTAAAGAAATAAATATCTTTTTTGTTTGATGCTATATATAACTAGAATATAGGAGAAAATAAACTTTTATTAGTTTTTATTTGGTAATTAAACAAATCATAAGAAAACATATAAGAAGTTAAAACTTGGTAAATGAGTTGGACGGATTCGGCTATGTCACATTGTTTAGCCTATCAACACAATTAACTTTTTGGTAGGCTTGATCAATGATCCATTTATTGATTCAACTCATTTTGATCCATTTAAATTCAGTGTACGGTACCCGCTTTGGCGTCCGACTAATCCGAATTCGCTTAAAAAAGTCCTACCTTGGGGGTAATTAAGGCGTATAATGTCTTACCAAATGCGACAATTTTCAAAGTTCGAATCTGAGACCTGTCTTTAGGGAAGAAGGGTACTTACCACCCATTCACGATCTGGGCACTCTCACAACTTTTGTTGAACTTGCCTCCTATCTTCAGGAAAGTTTTATGTTACCAATTAGGCTATATTGTGCAAATCTGTTGCCAATTGTTATTTGAGTAACGTTGAAGTGTAAACTGTTACTTTAACATTTTACAAGATGTGGACGTCTGGGTTGACTTTGATggtgtttggattgacttttaaaaagtagcttataagctaaaagatccaacttttgacttatttttatACTTTTCATGCCTAAAAGTAAGtgtttttaagcactttttatctTTGTCAAACACCACAAAAACTAAAAAAGTGCTgcacttaaaataagtcaatccaaacaccctctttTTTTCAAGTTTTCCTATACGAGTCTATTCCAGCATTTCATTCAGTAACTCTAATGAAAATAAGAAATACGCACCTTTGAATCACCAATTCATCACAAATGAACATGAACACATATTTATGGAACTCGAGATAAACCTGTTAAATTTACTAATTGACCTCTAGGATTTCGGGGGGTAAAAAATCCAACGAAAATGAATACTTTTGGGTTTAGGTCAATACCATTTTCCCCTAATGTCCTCATACCATTAAGAATATCCCTACACTAATTTGAGATTGTGTTGCACATGCAATAATCTCCTCCTCGAACTAAGTTTCAAGTGGCTCATCATCGCAATTCCCAGGTCTCCCGGCCTCTTGAACGAAGTTTCACGTGACCCATTACTATGATCCACGAGTCAGTTTTTGAGATTCACTGTGTGCCACCCACATGATCGAACATTTATGGCCACCGAGGCCCAGAGTTAGTGATATACTCCCtctttttcaatttatgtgaaccttttacTATTTGGGGAGTTTACGAGGTGATTTTTTTACCACGTTTTTTTTATATGTTTtctaaattatttaaattataaattatcatgacttataataCTTTATATGTAGTTTCtgaaataaattttatttttacaaacttgaattttctgtaccaattttttttattaaagttATAAATTTTGATTCTCGTACCCCGAAAAagctcacataaattgaaacggagggactATAACTGACTGACCCTTTTGGTGTTATATACTTAATAAATCTTTTTCTATTACATAAGGAAATCTTAGAAGAGAAAGAGGAATTAAGGGAAAGGAAATGGCAGAAAGTGAATCATACTTATTGTGTGATAAACCTTCACTGATATTTAGACTATAAGTGTTTACTCTTTATTATACGTATTATTATTAAGTCGATAAGAAATAGAATTTCGTTAGTTTTGAAAATGTCAGTCAATTTAGTTTAAGATATATGTGTCACTAACCATGGAAATGAAATTTCCTTTGTAGTTTCAACACAACATTTAGAGAAAAAGAATTTGAGAAAGTTTAGTTTGCCAAAAATGAATTGAACTCGAAGATTTATCGATATCAAAATcgtgtgtatatgtatacatatattactactatatataagggataaTCAAaggcttttgtagtcctcacaaaaaaaatcaataaaatatcaaaattttcaattaattacttttaggtcctgaTCTTATTTTCTAAAGTCAAATTTACTTTAATCTTatggtctacttttcaaaagttgTCGAACTTCCTACCTCATTTCTCCTGTTTTTTGGTTTTCTATCCGGTGCCCGGTATCTGCATTGGAGCTGATTAATCTGGATTTGCGTCGCGTAGGGTGTATTCGAGGGGAGCGCACCCTACCAAGAATTTTTCCATACCCAAGCTCGAACCCGAGAACCTTGGTTAAGGGAGGAACAGCCCCATCTGCTGCACTTTATTTTTCATGTTACTTTTTTCTATTGATCTTATCTATTAACttaaaaaatagtcatttcttcGCTAGATTTTTGCTTCTTGTTGCTCTCTCGTTTTCTCCTTATTCATTTGTTGcatgaaaaaattaatttttttttacatgtaaGCATTTCTTCTACTTTATAATTGCATTATGAAATTTTAGAATTTCTGAAAATTATTTTACTCACATGTAGGCATTcattttactttatatttatactttaatgaGCTCATATGTGTCTAAAAAGATTGTTACTAAAATGATTTTGGGacagttttaaaaattattaaatgatgcCATATAGTGTTGAAAATAACGACAGTGTTATCAGTGAAGATCAAttatctttaaaatctcttgtttggttaactaaaattaattttttaaacacaaaataagtTTGAAGCAGGGCGGAGTTAGAGTGTCAGCTACGGATTTGGTCGAATTCGGTAGCGCTTCGGTTCAAATTctatatttgtcttaaaagttaattaaatatgtatagattattaatttagaactgaATAACTTTATAAATTAGGAATCATaactcataaactttaaattctggctccacatctgatttaaagtaaataatttcatcaaaactgaaatttaaaatattaaaggagtgaaatgaaagttttgcttttatatattgaaaatatacttatttgaAATTTAACTACAAAtaacataaattatatttctttggGGAAAAAACATAAACGGACAATACTTAGAAAATATTTACGAACTTATAGCAGTATTATTTGTTTAACATTTTGTAACAGTTGCATTTCATAAGAGAATTCCTGTTCCAAAATATGAGGGAATGCTATgctaatctatatctatattattattactagtgaatttatccgcgcttcgcgcggtgtTAAAAATCGTAGTAATAGATATTTAAAATAAACCTTCTCTAATAtttgaatataaaaaaaaattatccttttTAGTTTCAAATTATAATagattaaattttaattttaattattattagcGGTATAAAATGACCTTTTTTTGTAAATTTATTCGAGATAGAAGAGATAAAAAAATTTCATATATAAACAATAGTTCTATTTGATTAAATTacaaataataaataatttcatcaaaattaGAGTTAAAAATGTGAGTTCATACAATCTTTTGTAAATATGGTTGAGAAATAATTATTTAATAGATATGCATTACCAGGATAATTGAACCTACTatctttcaatttttatttttagtgaTGTTTTTTACATCCAAATGATCTTACATTTTCTCTTGGGAGTATAATTGTTGTGCTTTTATCTCTTTTATATTCTCTAACAATAACAATGAGTGTATCACCTACACCTCGATGAAGCTTCCTTTTAAATTTgagtactctctctctctctcatattTCAACTCTTAATTTCCTGATGATTTATACATAACTCAAAGTATTGTAGACCTTTATTATTTTTGTACTTGTAGGCTGTAGATGCAGTACTCCATGTAGGCTATTTAGTTAAGTATAATTTATATAATCTCTATTTATATGGTAGTAGTTAGTTTTAACTTTCAAGTCACATTTTAAGCAAGATAAACTTAATCAATAACAGTTGAAATAACATTGTAGGAGTGAATTTGTTGTTATTGATTACAACCGTAATTTAAAACAACAAAATAATTTCTTAGTTGATTAACAATCGTTAGGGTGAATGAACAAAGTtttattgttgatgaacttgaaaAGAAAAACAGTAATAATGTACAACACGAGATGAAAAAGAGAGGCAAATCTTTATATGAAAAAAAATTACATGGAACATTTCATCCCAAAAGATGTTAAAAGTTAAAACTTACATGATAGGCATTTAGAAGATAGGAAATTATACAAAGTAAGGTATTTGAAAAATAATATTGAAAAAGCACATAACCAATATGATGCAAAGCTTCTAATGAAAGCTAACAGTATTGTTTGAAGAATGCACAAGCACGCTGATCACAAATGGACGTGGATGATGGAATTAAAATGGGgaaattttgtaaaatttatcctcttttctttcttatttttcctCTC
Protein-coding sequences here:
- the LOC132617341 gene encoding proteasome subunit alpha type-2-B, which produces MGDSQYSFSLTTFSPSGKLVQIEHALTAVGSGQTSLGIKAANGVVIATEKKLPSILVDEASVQKIQILTPNIGVVYSGMGPDSRVLVRKSRKSAEQYHRLYKEPIPVTQLVRETAAVMQEFTQSGGVRPFGVSLLVAGFDDKGPQLYQVDPSGSYFSWKASAMGKNVSNAKTFLEKRYTEEMELDDAVHTAILTLKEGFEGQISSKNIEIGIIGTDKVFRVLTPTEIDDYLQEVE